The Candidatus Terasakiella magnetica genome has a segment encoding these proteins:
- a CDS encoding DUF934 domain-containing protein: MALVKNNLVVKDSWTFVADDADLPEGDIIVTLARWQDQREELLARGDNLGLILQSDENPSAIFADLTFFQVIALNFPVFGDGRAYSYARLLRERHKFEGEIRAIGDVSHDQLFLMNRCGFDAYEIEADDQKALQTWLDAQAEMTTFYQPTGDGRRTVSSLRERRRLAKAAS, encoded by the coding sequence ATGGCGCTCGTTAAAAACAACCTTGTCGTTAAAGACAGCTGGACCTTTGTGGCAGATGATGCGGATTTACCTGAAGGTGATATCATCGTTACGCTTGCGCGTTGGCAAGATCAACGCGAAGAGTTGCTCGCACGTGGGGACAACCTTGGTTTAATCCTGCAAAGTGATGAAAACCCCTCAGCAATTTTTGCGGACCTGACTTTCTTTCAGGTCATCGCGCTTAATTTCCCTGTGTTTGGTGATGGGCGTGCTTATAGCTATGCACGCCTACTGCGGGAGCGTCATAAGTTTGAAGGTGAAATTCGTGCGATTGGTGATGTGTCCCATGACCAATTGTTCTTGATGAACCGTTGTGGTTTTGATGCATATGAAATTGAAGCAGATGACCAAAAAGCCTTGCAAACTTGGCTGGATGCACAGGCGGAGATGACAACCTTCTATCAGCCCACAGGGGATGGTCGCAGGACGGTCTCTTCCCTAAGGGAAAGAAGGCGTCTGGCAAAAGCAGCGTCTTAA
- a CDS encoding permease, with the protein MDITGIIEFLQSPEGLEMLNQSASMFVELFLELTVLFLVISYSVALLNQKLPAEKIQRILGAQSGHGYFRAAALGAITPFCSCSTIPMLVGLLKARAGFGPTMTFLFTSPLLNPIIIALFIPVLGLKVTIAYGVLALSISLIAGVLLQHFGFEKYINPELLEDKPTSCCNSGCGSKPVKEPTLWQKAWVECWSLFKQMFPYMVIAMLIGALVHGFVPAEFFSQAAGPDNPAAIPTAAVIGIPLYVRVTTLLPLAGSFVAKGVSMGAIIALVIGSGGASLPEVILLKKLFYWPLLLAFLLVIFSMAVIGGFVFNLFII; encoded by the coding sequence ATGGATATCACCGGGATCATCGAGTTCCTTCAAAGCCCTGAAGGGCTTGAAATGCTCAATCAAAGCGCTTCTATGTTTGTAGAGCTCTTCTTGGAACTGACCGTTTTATTTTTGGTCATCAGCTATAGTGTGGCTTTGTTAAACCAGAAACTCCCTGCTGAAAAAATCCAGCGTATCTTGGGCGCACAAAGTGGTCACGGCTATTTCAGGGCTGCGGCCTTAGGCGCGATCACGCCCTTTTGCAGCTGTTCAACCATTCCCATGCTGGTGGGGCTCCTAAAGGCACGCGCAGGCTTTGGCCCGACCATGACCTTTTTATTCACCTCCCCGCTGCTTAACCCCATCATCATTGCCCTTTTCATCCCGGTGCTAGGACTTAAAGTGACCATTGCCTATGGGGTACTGGCCTTGAGCATTTCCCTTATTGCGGGGGTCTTACTACAGCATTTTGGTTTTGAAAAATATATCAACCCAGAACTTCTGGAAGATAAACCCACCTCGTGCTGTAATAGCGGATGCGGCAGTAAACCCGTAAAAGAACCAACCCTCTGGCAAAAGGCATGGGTGGAATGCTGGTCCTTATTTAAACAGATGTTTCCCTATATGGTCATTGCTATGCTCATCGGCGCACTTGTCCATGGCTTTGTCCCAGCCGAGTTCTTTAGCCAAGCTGCTGGCCCTGATAACCCGGCGGCCATCCCCACAGCGGCGGTTATCGGCATTCCGCTTTATGTACGTGTAACAACGCTTTTACCCTTGGCAGGTTCCTTCGTTGCCAAAGGGGTGAGTATGGGAGCTATTATCGCCCTTGTTATTGGCAGTGGCGGAGCCAGCCTGCCCGAAGTCATCTTGTTGAAAAAGCTGTTTTACTGGCCGCTTTTACTAGCTTTTTTACTGGTGATTTTTTCAATGGCAGTGATTGGCGGTTTCGTCTTTAACCTGTTCATCATTTAA
- a CDS encoding ArsR/SmtB family transcription factor, whose amino-acid sequence MDQEIAVKRLGELGHNTRMSVFRLLVKAGDKGLPVGEVQKRLEISAPNLSHHLHRLIAVGLVKQVREGRTLHCFAQLDALHDVMGFLDAECCTL is encoded by the coding sequence ATGGATCAAGAAATCGCAGTTAAAAGATTAGGTGAGCTCGGCCACAACACGCGAATGTCTGTGTTTCGCCTGCTGGTCAAAGCAGGTGACAAAGGCCTTCCCGTTGGAGAGGTTCAAAAAAGGCTGGAAATCTCAGCCCCCAATCTGTCTCATCACCTACATCGCTTAATTGCTGTTGGACTGGTCAAACAAGTCAGAGAAGGCCGCACATTGCACTGTTTTGCCCAACTAGACGCCCTTCATGACGTCATGGGCTTTTTAGATGCGGAATGCTGCACTCTTTAA
- a CDS encoding S8 family peptidase, with amino-acid sequence MKPTWASKLGKGVEIDTSLSTFNIAHVKVANPASSGQWDNLAGIMSSDPNVEAVEPNYLYHATASPTNDEYIDDLWHLNSVSAFKAWDRLPKQENGKDIIVAVVDTGIQLNHEDLKGHIWKNTKEIPGNLEDDDGNGYVDDLTGWNFHDNNQMPYSHLNPIPVASIDPDTGRFKCSGHPTKKDYEIHGTHVAGIIAAAQNNNIGVAGVYNRIKIMPLKALGGPCGYGDSKAILRAVLYAYVHGAKIINMSLGGYAHSEMAQRVYEFLSKEGVLVVAAAGNAQNNNDGRYKSYPASYPANGILSVAATDSQDHLAEFSNYGKRGVDLAAPGVKILSTAPRDIKKDWPQSNYIALSGTSMAAPVVSGAAAILLAQNPKLNNIQLKNMLMSGTDKLTNLKGKVLTGGRLNIAKALSQRTVVTKQKKNERTQRQEPTPEMQSSSGPASVGGIRIFDSRTGSEERMKW; translated from the coding sequence ATGAAACCCACCTGGGCCAGCAAGCTTGGAAAAGGTGTTGAGATTGACACCAGCCTTTCCACATTCAACATCGCCCATGTAAAAGTTGCCAATCCGGCCTCTTCAGGCCAATGGGACAATTTGGCAGGCATTATGTCTTCTGATCCCAATGTGGAAGCGGTTGAGCCAAACTACCTTTATCACGCCACTGCCAGCCCGACCAATGATGAATATATTGATGATCTTTGGCATCTCAATTCAGTCTCTGCCTTTAAAGCGTGGGACCGCTTGCCGAAACAAGAAAACGGCAAAGACATTATTGTTGCCGTTGTTGATACGGGCATTCAGCTTAACCATGAAGATTTAAAGGGTCATATCTGGAAAAATACAAAAGAGATTCCGGGCAACCTTGAAGATGATGATGGCAATGGATATGTGGATGATCTCACGGGCTGGAATTTCCACGATAACAACCAGATGCCTTATTCCCATCTTAACCCTATTCCGGTTGCCAGTATCGACCCAGACACAGGGCGCTTTAAATGTAGCGGTCATCCAACCAAAAAAGATTATGAAATTCACGGCACCCATGTGGCGGGCATTATTGCCGCAGCACAAAACAACAATATAGGTGTAGCTGGTGTCTATAACCGTATTAAAATCATGCCCTTAAAGGCCCTTGGCGGTCCTTGCGGGTATGGCGATAGTAAAGCAATTTTAAGGGCCGTTCTGTATGCCTATGTCCATGGGGCCAAAATCATTAATATGAGCCTTGGCGGCTATGCCCATTCAGAAATGGCCCAAAGGGTCTATGAGTTTTTAAGTAAAGAAGGTGTCCTTGTTGTTGCCGCAGCAGGCAACGCACAAAACAACAATGATGGACGTTATAAAAGCTATCCGGCGAGCTATCCAGCAAATGGTATTTTAAGCGTTGCCGCAACAGATAGCCAAGACCACCTTGCGGAATTTTCAAACTATGGCAAGCGCGGCGTTGACCTTGCCGCCCCCGGCGTGAAAATCCTCAGCACCGCCCCGCGCGACATTAAAAAAGACTGGCCGCAAAGCAATTATATTGCCCTTTCTGGCACCTCCATGGCTGCCCCGGTTGTGAGTGGGGCTGCGGCTATTTTGCTCGCACAAAACCCGAAACTAAATAACATCCAGCTGAAAAACATGCTCATGTCTGGCACCGACAAACTCACCAATCTAAAAGGTAAAGTCCTTACTGGTGGGCGCCTAAACATCGCCAAAGCCTTGAGCCAAAGAACAGTTGTGACAAAGCAAAAAAAGAACGAGCGCACACAAAGACAAGAGCCCACCCCTGAAATGCAATCCAGCTCCGGCCCCGCCTCGGTTGGTGGCATTCGCATTTTTGATAGCCGCACAGGCAGTGAAGAGCGTATGAAATGGTAG
- a CDS encoding methyl-accepting chemotaxis protein: MGNDGSKREGSSIEVAFDADNQTANSSEVTDEGKAEMPELSPLQKEYLLEDGDRMVDVEELAAEDWTAPFYVRYRLLSIMAALLTAGWVYGSYDYIETYFGWSTLTELMPHEIGGLAAGLVTPLALLWLIAAYLERSRLLQNESQALRWYLRRMVYPSEHAEERVRSITDSLRGQTQELTRASEDALVRSRAIHDLLRSRSVELSEVSNEADIKAKEAEDTLRRQAEDLLNVSDRAIDRAREVGNVLHHQAHDLVNVSERASSRTEDIAETLKRRSQDLDRVSDGVVNKTKETASIFQREGKALETIYENAKGRSEEISELLSTTMGDVSRAADEAADRITNSAKSLADHTLKLRKNTDDAREQGEAMGEAFERQLKELNATAELVQTQTGQIQDNLSAQTGELNKTADHVSDRVRDMRDTLTDSAQQLMNSTDNSLMGMRATSDGFRQQARELDAATERALDRTGKLNDAVHETTQKTTSASNIAIEHIKQVDEQIKEAGRDMEMIGEETRQQLQGTGEVLRTRMDELDELSDMSEQRLQNAGIQLQKRSLDLIDSATNAASRIQNVSAALHDGSQNLTILSDKGVDSIDMATEGLRRSAQEVTLLGEKAQIQTDHLINRMDEIRDSAHDVDINLKSLGGEISEQHERLQKTSLASRDALAEAGRRLSHHAGSLDKASSEAAERMGTVSETLQGRTVELDQVSARTVERLHDMDKTLQTSTRSLKNTADAAANQMEGYSERLDDQTAVLQTTAEQTAKQLEQAQSSIRQSGHEMAGASDRAAKLMGLVGSGFQRQRDAMMNATEDAGKRIFEIGEGLENHALRVNEVADQAGATLADTVMDMEHRVEDAGVSLTKRVQRVGTQAESVVESVEKATADLEEQALRMSQSADHVSHQITNVSEVTQKETQQALAATEQTSERLTKMGTDLKDHLVSLDALAEGAQGTLFEMGEILSKRGADMTTAVTDARNQVVMVSEELDRQKNKVNDVTDNALSRVNQLGDELDYRTDNISTSMTRAATLMSQMAQKMQIISRDATAASETANAEMQAVTHNMERSGDHVEEVTHQSITQMKDAISAMQEFVTQIEGRSEKAAQRVDKAGEIIRDRSELVSNAAEQIHLDISQAADHLEERAKEVLSAGERSSQQLDQVSKSIERKTRAAQDGAKEIRKGFDIAGAAVRQQMDELAGTMNQTVSEISKATDGLEERASDVQQVSDLAMEKLGAWDENLEKRSELLRKTWSDAAHEAHGAAKELEKQTKSMSDANKHAKQLSMDLKAVDSKAGTEEFMRRHAFVVESLQSLGVDITRELEIGITEDEWRRFTRGDRSIFVRKLAGLKDRNKLNALKDTYRDHEDFRTYVNRYFKEFEQLIAQAKDKDQHGILANTFYGSDVGKVYLALCAGLGQEPK; this comes from the coding sequence ATGGGTAACGACGGTTCTAAACGTGAAGGCAGCTCAATTGAGGTTGCTTTTGATGCAGATAATCAAACGGCAAATTCTTCTGAGGTAACGGATGAAGGAAAGGCAGAAATGCCTGAGCTTTCACCTTTGCAAAAAGAGTATTTGTTGGAAGATGGCGACCGTATGGTCGATGTGGAAGAACTGGCGGCGGAAGATTGGACCGCGCCATTTTATGTGCGCTATCGCCTGCTTTCCATTATGGCTGCGCTTTTAACCGCCGGCTGGGTTTATGGATCGTATGATTATATTGAAACCTATTTTGGCTGGTCGACCCTAACTGAATTAATGCCCCATGAGATTGGCGGGCTGGCAGCTGGTCTTGTAACCCCGCTTGCCTTGTTATGGCTAATCGCAGCTTATCTGGAACGTTCCCGCCTGCTTCAAAATGAAAGTCAGGCTTTGCGCTGGTATCTGCGTCGCATGGTCTATCCATCTGAACATGCAGAAGAGCGCGTGCGTTCCATTACAGACTCCCTTCGTGGACAAACCCAAGAATTAACCCGTGCTTCAGAAGATGCGCTGGTGCGCTCTCGTGCAATCCATGACCTTTTGCGCTCACGCAGTGTGGAACTTTCTGAAGTCTCAAACGAGGCGGATATCAAGGCGAAGGAGGCTGAAGATACACTTCGCCGCCAAGCTGAAGATCTGCTAAATGTTTCTGATCGCGCGATTGATCGTGCGCGCGAAGTCGGCAATGTGCTGCACCATCAAGCTCATGATTTGGTCAATGTATCTGAGCGTGCCTCTAGCCGAACCGAAGATATTGCCGAAACTTTAAAGCGCCGTTCTCAAGACCTTGACCGTGTATCTGACGGGGTGGTTAATAAAACCAAAGAAACAGCCTCGATCTTCCAACGCGAAGGTAAGGCCTTAGAAACTATTTATGAAAATGCCAAGGGTCGCAGTGAAGAAATAAGTGAACTTCTGTCTACCACCATGGGAGATGTGAGCAGGGCCGCTGATGAAGCCGCAGACCGTATCACAAACAGTGCCAAGTCATTGGCCGATCATACCCTTAAGCTTCGCAAGAATACGGATGATGCGCGTGAACAGGGCGAGGCCATGGGCGAGGCGTTTGAGCGCCAGCTTAAAGAGCTTAATGCAACGGCTGAACTGGTCCAAACCCAGACGGGGCAAATTCAGGATAATCTATCTGCACAAACAGGCGAGCTTAATAAAACCGCTGACCATGTGAGTGATCGTGTGCGCGATATGCGCGACACATTAACAGATAGCGCCCAGCAATTGATGAACTCAACGGATAATTCATTGATGGGCATGCGCGCAACATCAGATGGTTTTCGCCAACAAGCGCGCGAGCTGGACGCAGCGACTGAACGCGCCTTGGATCGCACAGGCAAGCTCAATGATGCGGTTCATGAAACAACGCAGAAAACCACAAGTGCTTCCAATATAGCGATTGAACATATCAAGCAGGTTGATGAACAAATCAAAGAAGCTGGTCGTGATATGGAAATGATTGGTGAGGAAACCCGCCAACAGCTTCAAGGCACTGGTGAAGTTTTACGCACACGTATGGATGAGCTGGACGAGCTTTCTGACATGTCTGAACAGCGTCTGCAAAATGCGGGTATTCAGCTGCAAAAACGTTCTCTTGATTTGATCGATTCTGCCACCAATGCAGCCAGCCGTATCCAAAATGTAAGTGCTGCCCTTCATGATGGCTCACAAAACTTAACGATATTGAGCGATAAGGGTGTGGATAGTATTGATATGGCGACAGAAGGCTTGCGTCGTAGCGCGCAAGAAGTCACCCTTCTTGGTGAAAAAGCCCAAATCCAGACGGATCACCTCATCAACCGTATGGATGAAATTCGCGATAGCGCCCATGATGTAGATATTAATCTGAAATCCTTGGGCGGTGAAATTTCTGAGCAACATGAGCGTTTGCAAAAAACCTCATTGGCCTCGCGCGATGCACTGGCGGAAGCCGGGCGTCGCCTATCTCATCATGCAGGTAGTCTGGATAAAGCCTCCAGTGAAGCCGCGGAACGTATGGGCACGGTGAGTGAGACCTTGCAGGGCCGCACAGTTGAGCTTGACCAAGTAAGTGCCAGAACAGTGGAACGTCTGCATGATATGGATAAGACCCTGCAGACCAGTACACGTTCCCTGAAAAATACAGCCGATGCTGCTGCCAATCAAATGGAAGGTTATTCTGAGCGTCTGGATGATCAAACCGCTGTCTTGCAGACAACAGCCGAACAAACTGCCAAGCAGCTTGAACAAGCGCAATCTTCTATTCGCCAAAGTGGTCATGAAATGGCAGGCGCGTCTGATCGGGCAGCGAAGCTTATGGGGCTGGTCGGTTCTGGCTTCCAACGCCAACGCGATGCGATGATGAATGCCACTGAAGATGCAGGTAAGCGCATCTTTGAAATTGGTGAAGGCTTGGAAAACCATGCCTTGCGTGTCAATGAAGTGGCAGATCAGGCTGGGGCAACTTTGGCTGATACGGTTATGGATATGGAACACCGTGTTGAAGATGCGGGTGTGAGCCTGACCAAACGCGTGCAACGTGTGGGCACGCAGGCTGAAAGTGTTGTGGAGAGCGTTGAAAAAGCCACGGCTGATTTGGAAGAACAAGCCCTGCGCATGTCGCAATCTGCCGATCATGTGTCACATCAAATCACGAACGTGAGTGAGGTTACGCAAAAAGAAACCCAACAAGCCTTGGCAGCAACTGAGCAAACTTCTGAGCGGCTCACCAAGATGGGGACAGATTTGAAAGATCATCTGGTCTCGCTTGATGCGCTAGCTGAAGGCGCGCAAGGCACCCTCTTTGAAATGGGTGAGATCTTATCAAAACGTGGTGCTGATATGACCACGGCTGTGACCGATGCGCGCAATCAGGTGGTGATGGTTTCTGAAGAGTTGGATCGCCAGAAAAACAAGGTTAATGATGTAACTGATAATGCCCTTTCACGGGTTAACCAACTTGGTGACGAGCTTGATTATCGCACAGATAATATCTCAACCTCCATGACCCGTGCGGCAACGCTCATGTCACAAATGGCGCAGAAAATGCAAATCATCAGCCGTGATGCAACAGCCGCCAGTGAAACGGCAAATGCTGAAATGCAGGCTGTTACCCATAATATGGAACGCAGCGGCGATCATGTGGAAGAAGTCACCCATCAAAGCATCACTCAGATGAAAGATGCAATCTCGGCCATGCAGGAGTTTGTGACGCAAATTGAAGGGCGTTCTGAAAAAGCAGCTCAACGTGTGGATAAGGCTGGTGAGATTATTCGTGATCGTTCTGAACTGGTGTCAAATGCCGCAGAACAAATCCATCTGGATATATCTCAAGCTGCTGATCACTTGGAAGAGCGTGCCAAGGAAGTGCTGTCTGCAGGGGAGCGTTCTTCGCAACAGCTTGATCAAGTCAGTAAATCGATTGAGCGCAAAACACGTGCAGCACAAGATGGGGCGAAAGAAATCAGGAAAGGCTTTGATATTGCAGGCGCCGCTGTTCGCCAGCAGATGGATGAGCTTGCCGGCACCATGAACCAGACTGTGTCTGAGATCAGCAAGGCAACGGACGGGCTTGAAGAGCGCGCCAGTGATGTTCAACAAGTCTCTGACCTTGCCATGGAAAAACTCGGTGCATGGGATGAGAACCTGGAAAAACGCTCAGAACTCTTGCGCAAAACATGGTCTGATGCTGCCCATGAGGCCCATGGCGCTGCCAAGGAGCTTGAAAAACAGACCAAGTCTATGAGCGATGCAAACAAACATGCCAAGCAGCTTTCCATGGATTTGAAAGCAGTGGACAGCAAGGCAGGTACCGAAGAATTTATGCGTCGTCATGCCTTTGTTGTTGAATCGCTTCAATCTCTTGGTGTGGATATCACCCGTGAGCTTGAGATCGGGATTACTGAGGATGAATGGCGTCGCTTTACCCGTGGGGATCGTTCCATCTTTGTGCGTAAACTTGCCGGGCTTAAAGACCGCAACAAGCTGAATGCCCTAAAAGATACCTACCGTGACCATGAAGACTTTAGAACCTACGTAAACCGTTACTTTAAAGAGTTTGAGCAATTGATTGCTCAAGCCAAGGATAAGGACCAACATGGTATCCTTGCCAATACATTCTATGGATCAGACGTGGGTAAAGTTTATCTCGCACTTTGCGCAGGTTTGGGCCAAGAACCAAAGTAA
- a CDS encoding CbiX/SirB N-terminal domain-containing protein, whose amino-acid sequence MIERLKQTTLIIAGHGSSKSPNQARPARKHAAHIAKKGLFADVKTAFWKEDTRLKDVLEGVLTPEVVIVPNLACSGHINKVVIPREMGLKGELTQTNTQRIHLCKPVGEHEGLPALIAKRLKEVMQERDLAPKDTTVFLVAHGNPNPDRPASHDTTVMMATRIYQHYPLHAILPAFLEEKPFLKGWSKRTTTKNIIVLPFMIAAGTHGARDVPRFIGVEPTEKQSMEMRENAIPAGPFEVEGHHLWIMRAMGSHPTIADFIVDIAEERLSEVPY is encoded by the coding sequence ATGATTGAGCGTTTAAAACAAACCACATTGATCATTGCCGGACATGGCTCCAGCAAAAGCCCCAATCAGGCCCGGCCTGCGCGCAAACATGCCGCCCATATTGCCAAGAAGGGCCTTTTTGCTGATGTTAAAACCGCCTTTTGGAAAGAAGACACCCGTTTAAAAGACGTGCTTGAAGGCGTCTTAACCCCCGAAGTGGTGATCGTGCCCAACCTTGCCTGTTCAGGCCATATCAACAAGGTGGTCATTCCGCGAGAAATGGGCCTTAAAGGCGAGCTTACACAAACAAATACTCAACGCATCCATCTGTGCAAACCCGTTGGTGAACATGAGGGCTTACCCGCCCTTATTGCCAAGCGCTTAAAAGAAGTGATGCAAGAGCGCGACCTTGCCCCAAAAGACACCACCGTCTTTCTTGTCGCCCATGGCAATCCCAATCCTGATCGCCCGGCTTCGCATGACACGACTGTCATGATGGCAACGCGCATTTATCAGCATTATCCCCTCCATGCGATCCTGCCCGCTTTTTTAGAGGAAAAACCTTTCTTAAAAGGCTGGAGCAAGCGCACGACCACAAAAAACATTATCGTGCTGCCTTTTATGATTGCGGCAGGCACCCACGGTGCGCGCGATGTCCCCCGTTTTATCGGCGTTGAGCCCACTGAAAAACAAAGTATGGAGATGCGCGAGAACGCCATCCCCGCTGGCCCGTTTGAAGTTGAGGGTCATCACCTTTGGATCATGCGCGCCATGGGCTCACATCCCACCATCGCTGATTTTATTGTTGATATCGCTGAAGAACGTCTCTCAGAAGTTCCTTACTAG
- the cobA gene encoding uroporphyrinogen-III C-methyltransferase yields MPDPQTQKGHVVLVGAGPGDPDLLTLRALNYIQKGDVIVHDRLVSDDILSLVPEGVEKVFVGKAPGRHILKQDEINDLLVELANKHKLIIRLKGGDPFVFGRGSEEAEYLLKHGISYDVVPGITAAAGCGAAARIPLTHRGMARSVRFITGHHKEGHGLDIDWASLADPEMTVVIYMGLKNLNNIVANMVQAGRAPDTPAAIVENGATDKQRIAYTTLGNLPTTRLEGNFKPPSLLIVGQVVEVAKILNND; encoded by the coding sequence ATGCCTGATCCCCAAACACAAAAAGGCCATGTCGTGCTTGTGGGTGCGGGCCCCGGTGACCCGGACCTTTTAACCCTGCGCGCGCTAAATTATATCCAAAAAGGCGATGTGATTGTGCATGACCGTCTGGTCAGTGATGACATCCTTAGCCTCGTGCCTGAAGGGGTGGAAAAAGTATTTGTCGGTAAAGCGCCCGGGCGACATATCCTTAAACAAGATGAGATCAACGACCTTTTGGTGGAACTTGCTAATAAACACAAGCTGATCATCCGCTTAAAAGGCGGGGACCCTTTTGTTTTTGGTCGCGGTTCTGAAGAAGCGGAATATCTTTTAAAACATGGGATTTCCTATGATGTTGTGCCCGGTATTACAGCCGCGGCTGGTTGTGGTGCGGCTGCACGCATACCACTAACCCACCGTGGCATGGCGCGCAGTGTGCGTTTTATTACGGGCCATCATAAAGAAGGTCATGGGCTGGATATTGACTGGGCTTCGCTTGCTGATCCTGAAATGACAGTCGTGATTTATATGGGGCTTAAAAACCTCAATAACATCGTTGCCAATATGGTTCAGGCCGGACGTGCACCAGACACCCCGGCTGCCATTGTTGAAAATGGCGCAACAGATAAACAGCGCATTGCCTATACCACGTTGGGGAACTTACCCACCACGCGCCTTGAAGGGAATTTTAAGCCCCCCTCTTTATTAATCGTCGGCCAAGTAGTTGAGGTTGCCAAAATATTGAACAATGATTGA
- a CDS encoding glycosyl transferase family protein, which translates to MANEHPFAQYIRIIGKGPRLSRPLTREEAHDATTMILKGEVDPVQLGAFLCILRVRSEDPQEGAGFIDAVRDDLKLPSSLPSIDLDWPSYAGKARQLPYYLLAALAMAKSGIKIFMHGAAGHTEGRLYTEQSLEALGIDQAKSLEDSAQKLKDGNFAYLPLKQISPVLQEIIDLKATLGVRTPVNTFARMINAFDAPNVMQCITHAAYREIHRDCADLLGQKRMCVFKGEGGEIERRAAKPVNVQYLINGERFDEEWPAVLEAEHAAHDTEMDISRLKDIWAGKDTHPYAISAITGTIAIALRLMDKASNPAQAQEEAEKLWGARNMDKIPYA; encoded by the coding sequence ATGGCTAACGAACACCCTTTTGCACAATATATCCGTATCATCGGTAAAGGCCCGCGCCTTTCACGCCCGCTTACCCGTGAAGAAGCCCATGATGCCACCACAATGATTTTAAAGGGTGAGGTTGACCCGGTTCAACTGGGCGCTTTTCTATGCATTTTGCGTGTGCGCTCAGAAGACCCGCAGGAAGGCGCAGGTTTTATCGATGCCGTGCGTGATGATTTAAAGCTTCCCTCATCCCTTCCAAGTATTGATTTGGATTGGCCAAGCTATGCAGGTAAAGCGCGCCAACTGCCTTATTATCTTTTAGCCGCCCTTGCCATGGCCAAAAGCGGGATTAAAATTTTCATGCATGGGGCCGCAGGCCACACCGAAGGCCGCCTTTATACGGAGCAGTCGCTTGAGGCCTTGGGTATTGATCAGGCAAAATCCTTAGAAGATAGCGCACAAAAGCTTAAAGATGGCAATTTCGCCTATCTGCCCCTTAAACAGATCAGCCCTGTCTTACAAGAGATCATCGACCTTAAGGCCACATTGGGCGTGCGCACACCAGTTAATACATTTGCGCGTATGATCAATGCCTTTGATGCACCAAATGTGATGCAATGTATCACCCATGCGGCCTATCGTGAAATTCACCGCGATTGTGCGGACCTTTTGGGCCAAAAACGCATGTGTGTCTTTAAAGGTGAAGGCGGCGAGATTGAACGTCGCGCTGCCAAGCCTGTAAATGTACAATATCTCATTAATGGCGAGCGTTTTGATGAAGAATGGCCCGCCGTCCTTGAGGCTGAGCACGCCGCCCACGATACAGAAATGGATATCAGCCGCCTAAAAGACATATGGGCAGGCAAAGATACGCACCCTTACGCCATCTCAGCCATTACAGGTACCATTGCCATTGCCTTGCGCTTAATGGATAAAGCCAGCAACCCGGCACAAGCCCAAGAAGAAGCGGAAAAACTATGGGGTGCGCGTAACATGGATAAAATTCCTTATGCCTGA
- a CDS encoding Crp/Fnr family transcriptional regulator → MNMDILSRLPILMRLDASAVEKIAQLGEFQDLREGDVLCKEAQEAQGVIWIISGRIKTSVSLNEGEEAVVDILTKGRMLGLAEVCDGGAYCNTAQAIEKAKVFRLPAKAFQDLLSESFEFQMAVFARVSAEMRGAVKEINDLNLKNTSRRLGAYILGLTTKEEGQVTIDLPFGKKLLAARLAMKPESLSRALAKLKAIGVESKKNQIMIADVEALGEYCGLDDMVIEGEMA, encoded by the coding sequence ATGAATATGGACATCCTTTCACGCTTACCAATCTTGATGCGCCTTGACGCAAGCGCCGTTGAAAAGATTGCTCAACTTGGCGAGTTTCAAGACTTGAGAGAAGGTGATGTGCTTTGTAAAGAAGCCCAAGAGGCCCAAGGCGTGATATGGATTATTAGCGGACGCATTAAAACATCGGTGTCTTTAAATGAAGGTGAAGAAGCCGTTGTGGATATTCTCACCAAAGGGCGCATGCTTGGTCTGGCTGAAGTCTGTGATGGCGGGGCTTATTGCAATACTGCCCAAGCCATTGAAAAGGCCAAAGTCTTTCGCCTTCCCGCCAAAGCCTTTCAGGATTTACTTTCAGAAAGCTTTGAATTTCAGATGGCGGTTTTTGCGCGGGTTTCTGCTGAAATGCGCGGCGCGGTTAAAGAGATCAATGATCTGAACCTTAAAAACACCTCACGCCGCCTTGGGGCTTATATTTTGGGCCTGACCACCAAAGAAGAAGGGCAGGTGACCATTGATCTTCCCTTTGGGAAAAAATTACTGGCCGCGCGTTTGGCGATGAAGCCGGAAAGTCTGTCTCGCGCTTTGGCAAAATTAAAAGCCATTGGCGTTGAAAGTAAGAAGAACCAGATAATGATCGCAGATGTTGAAGCCCTTGGGGAATATTGCGGTCTTGATGATATGGTCATTGAAGGGGAAATGGCATGA